GTCCCATGACACGGCTCTTTCCGCCATGAAGGCTATCCAGGTGGAAGTAGTGAACCAGGGTAGCGAGCCTTGGCGCAAGCAGTAAGCATGAAAAACTCAGACAGGAAGCAAGGAGGGGCAGGCAATGAAGTTCAAGCAGATCGTCAATTCACTTTTGGAAACAGACCTTTACAAATTCAGCATGGGCCAGGCCATCTTCCATCAGGCCAGCGAGTATGAAACCACCTGGACTTTCAAGTGCAGGAATGAGAATGTCCGCTTCACCCCGGAAATGGTGGAGGAAATCAGGGAGCAGGTCAAGGCCTTCTGCTCACTGCGCTTCACGGAGGAGGAGCTTTCCTATCTCTCCGGCATCAAGTGGCTGAAAAAGTCATATATCAACCATTTGCGTCTCTGGCGGCCCAATTTTGCCGACTTCAGGATTGAGGCCGGCGGGGAGAAGGGCCTGGTTATCGAGGCTGAGGGCACTCTCCTTGACACCTCAATGTACGAGATTCCCACCCTGGCTATCGTGAACGAGGTTTACTACCGCTTTCGGGATGATTATGACAAGCTGGTGGCAGATGCCAAGCGCCGCACCGAAGCCAAGGCAGAAATGCTCCAGATGGGCCAGTACTGGCTGCCTGTGTTCTCCGAGTTCGGCCTGCGCAGGCGCCTTTGCGCAGAGGTGCAGGAGTACGCCATCAAGCGGTTTTCCAGCCTGGACAATTTCGATGTCTTGCGCTCCACCTTTGTGGGCACTTCCAATGTGTACCTGGCCAAAAAATACGGCGTGAAGCCCGTGGGCACCATGGCCCACGAGTGGATCATGTGCATGGGGCAGGGCAACCACCTTTACAATCCCGCCTACTCCAACAAGGTTGCGTTGGAAGCCTGGGTGAAGGAATACGGCGTGGACAACGGCATTGCCCTCACCGACACCATCACCACCGACTGCTTCCTGCGGGACTTTGACAAGACCCTGGCCACCCTGTTCAGCGGCGTGCGGCATGACTCAGGCGACCCCTTTGTCTGGGGAGACAAGATGATTGACCATTACACCCGCCTGGGCATTGACCAGAGAACCAAGACCCTGCTGTTTTCCGACTCCTTGAACTTCGAGAAGGCCGATAAGATTGCCCACTACTTTGAAGGCAAGGCCAGGGTGGCCTTCGGCATCGGCACCTATATCTCCAACGACACCTATGTGGAGCCGCTGAATATCGTCATGAAAGTGACCAGATGCAACGGCCAGCACGTAGCCAAGATTTCCGACACCCCCGGCAA
This genomic interval from Selenomonas sp. AB3002 contains the following:
- the pncB gene encoding nicotinate phosphoribosyltransferase, producing the protein MKFKQIVNSLLETDLYKFSMGQAIFHQASEYETTWTFKCRNENVRFTPEMVEEIREQVKAFCSLRFTEEELSYLSGIKWLKKSYINHLRLWRPNFADFRIEAGGEKGLVIEAEGTLLDTSMYEIPTLAIVNEVYYRFRDDYDKLVADAKRRTEAKAEMLQMGQYWLPVFSEFGLRRRLCAEVQEYAIKRFSSLDNFDVLRSTFVGTSNVYLAKKYGVKPVGTMAHEWIMCMGQGNHLYNPAYSNKVALEAWVKEYGVDNGIALTDTITTDCFLRDFDKTLATLFSGVRHDSGDPFVWGDKMIDHYTRLGIDQRTKTLLFSDSLNFEKADKIAHYFEGKARVAFGIGTYISNDTYVEPLNIVMKVTRCNGQHVAKISDTPGKGMCKSQEYVDYLQRAIDYRLVNDD